The DNA region GCACAAGCTGCTCGGCGCGCCCACGTTCCTGGACGAGGAGCGCGAGAAGGAGCTGCCCCCCGGCGTGGCCGTGGGCTTGGCATGGACTCCGTACGGCGGCGAGATTCTGCACATCGAGGCGTCCACCATGCCCGGCAAGGGCCACCTGACGCTGACCGGCAAGCTCGGCGACGTGATGAAGGAGTCGGCCCAGGCCGCCATGACCTACGCCAGAGCCCGCGCCGAGACCCTGGATATCGATCCGCAGTTCTTCGAGAAGCGCGACATCCATATCCACGTGCCGGCCGGCGCTACGCCCAAGGACGGCCCCTCGGCCGGCATCGCCCTGGTCACGGCCCTGGTCTCCGCCCTCTCGGGCAAGCCCATCTACTCGGAGCTTGCCATGACCGGCGAGATCACCCTGCGCGGGCGCGTCCTCCCCGTGGGCGGCATCAAGGAGAAGATCCTGGCCGCCGTTGCCCACGGCATGAAGGAGGTCGCCATTCCCAAGCAGAACAAGAAGGACCTCGAAGACGTGCCGGCGGAGCTCAGGCGCAAGCTGAAGATCCGCTACATCGAGCACATCGACGAGATCTGGCCGGCCGCCTGGCACATGGAGGTGAAGAAGTAGATGGCCGTTATCCGTACCCTGCTCTCGGCCGGGAAGTTTGCGGCCAGGGGCGTTGCCGAGGTGGCGCTCTCCCGCTCCCACGCCGGCCGCACGGCATTGGCCGTGGCCGCGCTCATGGGCCGAGCCACACCGCTGGGACGCGCCTTCCTGCTCTACGAGGTGGGCCGGGCCGCCTATGACTGGCGCCGGGAGTACAAGAAAGCCAAGGCGTTGCAGAAGAGCCTGCGCGCCGAGAAGGCCGGCGCGGACGCCGCAGTCCAGTTCGAGGTGGTCGCACCGGCGCAGACCGGCTAGCCCCCTCCTCGCACACCACGATGCACACGCCCCCGGCTCCATGGTTTCATGGCCGGGGGCGTTTTTTTATACGAGACGGCGGAGGCTTCGCACGTGCTCTGCGCGGCCGTCTTTACCACATCCCCCATCTCATGCATGATGTGGAACCACCGTTTTTAACCCAGGGTTCCCGCACGCGCCATCCCTGTGCGAACCCGGCGCGCGCCGCCATAAACGCAATACGGACTCACCCCGTGACAGCACTCTACACGCCTGAAGCTAGGCAACTCATGGCAATACATCCGTTGTTCAAGCGCCTTTCCGGCCAGGTCATCTGGGCCCTGCTGGAAGAGGCCGGGCTCGATCCCGACGCCATCGACGCCTTCATGGACCGCTTCGAGAAGCTCAGGGCCGAGACCCTGTCCCTGCTCGACGAGCTGGACAACGAAGGCGGTGCCCTGGAGATCGTCGCACGCAACGCAACCTGCCCCGCGTGCGAGTCCTGCGCCAGCCTCGTTGGCCGCTGCATCCCCGGCGATGTCCCGGCCCCCTACAGCCTCATGCCGCCGTACGGCCTGGGCTGCCGGCTGACGGCGCGCCACCTGCCGCCGGCCACGCTCATGACCAACACCGATGCGCGGCTGCTCATAGACCCGGAGGACCTGCCCGTCGGCGGCCCGATGTGCAGTTGCGCCATGGAGCAGGACGACCTGGCGCGCTGGCTGCTGCCTGACCAGGAGAAGTAGCCCGGCACCGTCATCAGAGCCGGTGACAGTGTATTGCGTCGGATCATGCGGCGAGAGGCCGCTGGCTACTTCGCATGAAGAAGCAACCGGGTGAATGATTTTCTGGATATGGCTGCGCTGCTGATGTATCGTGGATTGCATCAGCGAATGTCCACAATTTTAGAGCATATTAACCTTGAAAAGGTTTAGATGCTCTTATGCATTTACCTGAAACAATAGTAATTTGTTTCAGATGGGAGTCTTGTTGAAAGACGAAAATGCTCTAGACACCAGGGAGTATCGTATGGAACGTTTCGCGCGCATCGCGCTTCGCATGGCCCTGCTTGTTCTGCTGGCCGGCGCCCTGCTGGCCGCCGCATGCTCCGGCGAGCACCCCGCCGAAACCAACGCGACCAATCAGACTGGCCAGACCGGGGCGATGGACGAAGCCCCCACGGGCGTTCCCGGCATGCCGGACAACATCAACCTTGTCTGCGGCGACAACATGCCGGTCACAGCCGAGCCCACCATGCTGCCGCTCCAGCTGCACGTAGGCGAGGACGCCTACGACGTCAGCGCGGAGCAGACGCCGCTGGGCATGGATTTCGTGGGCAAGGACATTGTGCTCTCCATGAAGGAAAAGGAGATCACCCTGCTGCTGGGTGAGAGGACCTACAACTGCCGGCAGGTTGAAGAGTAGAAGCCATCGCAAAAATGTTCTTTGGCCCCGTGGCTGCGTCAGGCTCGCTCCGCCCGAAGGTCCAAATATTATTGGACATACTCCCTCGGGGCAGAACTCGACGTCCTTGCCATAGAACGAAATATCTGCTTTTGAGATGACTTTTAGTCTGAATTTCTACGAGACTGATGGGTTATGCCATGAAACGAATTGCCACGGCCTGCCTCCTGCTCGCGCTGCTTCTGCCCCTGGGCGGCTGCGGCGACTCCCCCGAAGACACCTCTTCGCAGTCGGCCATCGAAGACTCCCGCGTGGTGGACGAGGACAACCAGACCTCGCCGGATCTGCCCGACGAGGTCGCCTACATCTGCGAGAACAAGGACGGCGAAGAGGTCATCGAGCTGCTGGCGGATTTCTCGGCCGAGCCGCTGCTCCTGCGCATCGAGGATTCGACGTTCAAACTCGACCGCGTCGAGTCGGCCTCCGGTTCCAGATACGAGACCGATGGCATAGTCTTCTGGATCAAGGGCAGCGAGGCCATGCTCACCATGCGCGGCAGTGATTTCCACTGCAGCACGGCCACGGACTGAGCCGAGGGGCGCCGCCCTCCCGAGAAGACACGGCGGCCGGGCCCGATGCTCCGGTTCAGGCTTGCGCGCGCTCGGCAGCCCGGCGCACGGACTCCACGAACTCCTTGATCTTGAAGGGCTTGGGGAAGAAGTCGAAGACCTCGCCGCGTAGCGCCTCGATGGCGGTGTTCAGATGGGCGAACGCCGTGATCATTATGACCTGGCTTTTGGGCGCAAGACTCTTGATCGTCTTGAGCACCTCCATGCCGTCGATGCCCTTCATCTTCAGGTCCGTCACGACCACCTCGAAGCTCTTTTCCCGGAAACGATCCAGGGCCTTGGCAGGATCGACGAACGTCTCCACCTCGAAACCGGCCGCTTCCAGATGATACTTCGACATGTCGCCAACAACCTTCTCGTCGTCAATGATCATAACCGCCGGCTTACTCATCCGTGTCCTCCATCTGCGGTGTCGCGGGCAGGTGGATCTCAAAAGTCGTCCCTTTGTCCACCTCGCTGCTCGCGGTAATGGTTCCCGAGTGGTTCTTTACTATTCCGTAGCTTACTGAAAGGCCCAGGCCCGTGCCGTCCACCCCCTTGGTGGAGAAGAACGGGTCGAAAATGTGGCTGAGCGTCTCCGGGGACATGCCCTTCCCGGTGTCCTCGATAACGATATGCACCTCGTCGCGCTTCTCCGTGGTCGTGGTTCGTATCGTCAGGTCCTGCCCCGGCTTCATGGCCTGGATGGCGTTGGTGATGATGTTCACGAAGACCTGGTTGATCTGGTGCTTGTCCATGTTCACGGTGGGGATGCCGGAGTCGAGGTCGAGGTGCACCTCGATGTCCGAGACGTCGAGCATGTTCTGGACCAGGCCGAGGGTGCGATTGATGACTTCATTGATGTCGCCCGGGCTGAAGGAGGCCACCTTGGGCTTGGCGAAGTCGAGCAGGTTGACCACGATGGCGCGGATGCGCTCGCACTCGCCCAGAACCTGATCCATGAACTCGATGCGCTTCTCCCGCGGCAGCATGTCGTACATCTCCTGGTAGGTCTGGGCGATCATGGAGATGTTGTTCAGCGGGTTGGTTATCTCGTGCGCCACGCCGGCCGTGAGCACGCCCAGGGAGCCCAGCTTTTTCGACTGCACCAGCTCGTCCTCGCGCAGGCGCAGCTCCTGGGACATGCTGTTCATGGCTGTGATCACCGTGCCCATCTCGTCGTCCGGTACCTTGCCGTCGATGATCCGGAAGCGCCCCTTGGAGATGTCCCTGGCCAGCATGGTCACCTTCTTCATGGAAGAGAAGATGCGGCGGTAGATAAGCGGCGTGAGGAATACGGCAAGCACCAGGAATATCAGGAAGGACGCCAGCATGCCGCGCTTTGCCTTGGTGATGATCTTGTCGATCTTGGCCCGCTCCTCCCGCGTCAACCGGGTCGAAAGCTCCAGAAGCCGTCTGCCGAACTCCCGCAGGGTGGTTTCGGCCACGACATCCCGCGTGCCGGACTCGGCAATGAGCTGGGCTTCGTGCTCGTATTGGCTCAGGGAGTTTCGCAGCGCCTGATACTTGGCCTCGCCGATGGCCGGAATCATCGCGTCGCTGAAACTGTCCAGGGTTTTGCCGGCGGCCTTGATTATGGAGAGTATGTCCCGCATGGCCTGGTCGTCCTTGAACAGGAAATAGTTCTTCTCGTACAGGCGCATTTGCAGGAACGAGGCGTTGAGCCCCTCCTGAATCTCCATGTACCGGCTCGATGTGGTGAGCGTGCCGACATCGTGCACGGCGAACATGCCCATGAGAGCAAGCAGGCCGATGATGATCACGCCGTGGAGGATGAGGGTGCGTTTAATCGTCATAGTCTTCGTACCGGAGGCACCGCGGCGTTTCGGAGTACTCCCTGCGCACCGGCCAGTACCAGATGGCGCCGTCGATGAGCATGCCCAGGCCCGCGAGGATGAGCAATCCATCCAGAAGACTCAGCGGACTGAGGCCGAAGTATGTTAGCAAACCAAGACCGAACGTGAAAACGGCGGCGCCTGTGCGGAAAAAGGCCAAGCCGGTCCGCGCTCTTGCGGCCAGGGTCCGGTAGCAGGCCAGGATGGTCCGTTGCGCGGCCAGGACATTGCGCTCCCGAGCCAGGGTGATGCGCTCCCTGTAGCCGCCGCGTGGTTCGACAACCGTGGAGTACAGGCCCAGGGAGTCGCCTAGCCGGCCGAGCATCGTGCGCTTCATGGGCCGGCCGTTGGCCGGGTCGTGCAGCTCGATGAAGTGGAACTCCTCCAAAAAGTACACCACGGCCGAGGTGGCCTCCACCAGGTTCTGATCCGAGATGTGCCGCCACGACCGGCGCAGGCGGGTGTACGAGAAGATGGCCACGGTGGCCAGCGTGGCTCCGGCCACCACAAGGAGCCAAAGCGCCGGCTTGGGGATGATCGGATTGTCCAGACGCAGCAGGCTGTTGCCCATACCGATGAGACCCAGCCCCCACCGCAGGCTGTTGAGCCAGGTCCGGCCGCAGGCGAGATTGGTGCGCTGGCAGGCCAGCTTGGTCCGCCACAGGGCCATGGTGTTGCGCCAGTAGGCCATGGTCGTGCGCTGGATGCCCACCGGGCCGTTGGTGTCGCGCATGGCAAAGTCCTGCGCGTACCAGCCAATCTCCTCCCGCAGGCAGGCCAGGAACCGTTTGGGCCGGCCCGGGAAGAGCTCTTCGATCTCGGCCTTGGCAGCGCCGTCGTCGAACTCGCTGATGGCGAAGGTCAGGACATCGTGCACGCGGCAGACAGGAAACCACAGCCCGCGGGCCGGTCCTTCCGCCTGAAAGGCCAAACGGGCCAGATCGTCCGGCACGGGCGGACGCTCGTCGTACGTCAGCGTGTCCAGGCCGCTGTACGTTGCCAGAGCGCCGCGCAGGGTGGACCGGGCAAGGCCGAGCTTCTGCCGGAAGTAGACCTCGGGATGGATGCCGTCGACGCGCCAGGCTGCATCGGCGGCTGCGAGGTCGCCCCGGCTGATGACGCCATCCTCGGCCAGCGAGGCATACGGCGCCGCGGCGGAAGAAAGCGTTGCGTCAGGGTTGTCCATGTTCCAGCTCGAAAGTGGTCCATTGTCCGGGCGGCTTGGTGTAGTCGGGGATGTCGATCTCCATGCCCGGTTCGCAGTAGGAAAGCTGCCAGCGGTTGCGACGCGCCGTGCGGTGCCAGAGGAAACCGTCGGCGAGCAGCAGCAGGCCGATGCAGAGAATGGTGGAGTCGAAAATAATCCAGCCGGGGGTGTGGTGGGGGCTGGTCAGCAGCAGGCCCAGACCCACGGCCACGAAGTTCACACCGGTGCGGATGTAGGCGAACCCGGTTCTGGAGCAGGCAAGGCTCGTGCGGAAACGGGACATCACGTTGCGGCGTTCTGCCAGCAGCGTGCGTTCCAGAGCCAGACCCGTGGAGCCCCAGATGCCTTCGCTGCACCCGGGCGAGATCAGAGGAATGGAGCGGCTGCGCAGGCTGTTTTCCTCCAGCACCGGCGGCGTGAGCATGCTCCAGGCGCTGGTCTTCTCGCCTGCGCGGTGCGCTTCGGTCAGGCTGGTGCGGCCGGCGCCGTGGCCGGAAAGGTACCAGCTCAGCCCTTCCAGAATGAGAATGACGCCCACCACGAGCAGGCCGATATCCACCACGTCCATGGGATGGGCGTGGATTCTGCGCATCAGGGCCGTGCCAAGACCGGTAAGGGCGATGCCTGTCCGCACCAGGGCCATGCCCGTGCGGGACTTGGCCATGACGGTCCGGAAATGGGCCTGCCGGGTGCGCTCCATGGCCAGCTCGGTGCGCTCCAGCGCCAGAAAACGGCGGCGCATGACCGGCGAGTGGCGCTCGACCTCCTCCATCCACTGCGCCGCGCCAGGAACAGGACCGCTACGGCTGATGCGGATGCGTCCCTGGTCGAAAACCGCCACGGGCACTGTCACGTCCGGTCCGGGAGGCTCCGGAGGAGCCAGCCTCTTGCGCGCCAGCTTCCTGGCCGGGAGGTACCAGGTGAGCCCCTCCGAGGCGAGCACCACGCCGCAGATCGCCAGAACTGCCTCCGGCACGATGATCCAGCCGGCTCCGAAGACCTTGAGCAGCATCATAGCAATGGCGATAAGCGCCAGGCCGGTGCGCAGCATGGCCAGGCCGGTACGGCCCTTGGCAAGAAGGGTGCGGTAGCTGGAAAGCTGCGAGCGGTGCGCGGCGAGAAAGGTGCGCGTCCGCGCCAGGAAGGTGCGCGCCGCCACCACAGGAAAGCCGGGGTTGAGATCCTCGGCATGGTCGATGAAACGCTGGATCGCCTCTGCGCCGGCAGCCGAGATGGAGACGTCCGCAACGCCGCACATCTCTTGCGCCTCGCGGCGTACGGCCTCCTGGTTCTGCCGGCACGTCGCAACCCAGGCCCAGTCGCCGTCCCTTTTGAGCGGCACCCAGCCCTTGTCGCGCAGCGTTTCGAAATCGAGCGCCTCGGCCAGGGATTCCGGCGGGGCTATCGCCTCGTCGAAGTACACTGTGGCCGGGACCGCGCGCTGGTTTGTAACTTGATCCACGTGTTCCTCGATGGGAATGAAAACAGGCTCGAGTCCACGGAGTCCCCAAGGGCAAGGCAGGCGTCGAACCAGGACGCGGACCGTACGAATGGGGATATACGGCCCGCGCCGCCGCCATACGGCGGGCTGGGCAGGTTTTGTTGTCTAGACCAAGGCCTGTTGTGCGTCAACGGCGTGACAGGATCTTGCTCGTACTCTCTATGGGACGGTTCCTCCACCGGCTCCATGCTCAGCTTAAAAGTATCACTATTCCGACAAGATATATAGATGTATACAATTTGTTAATGAAATCTGCGAACCGAATACAGGCTGCACAGAACCGCCACCTAACGAAACCGCCGCCAAAGGCAGTGACGCTGCCCGGCTCGGGAGACGCAATTCCGATCAAAGTAATGGAGGAATCGACTTGAGCTTCCTGGTCGCACAGGATACATGGGGATTTTGCGGAATGGCCAATCCACGTCCGTACGGCGCATTTGAAAGCTCTCCCCGGCACTGAAACTCCATGTTGCCGCACCCCATACCGGGCTTGCCTTGAAGGAAACGTGGATCGGGGTGGCCTGAAAATCCTGCAGCGGCTTCAGGTTCCGGTCCGGAAAGTGTGGCAGGCCGACGCCATGCACTCATGGCAACAGGAAGAGAGACTGCAGAGCATGATCGACGCTGCACATCTACAACGTCGTATCTTCACCATCTCCATTCTGGCGCTGCTGGTTACGGGCGTCTGTATCGCCATTCTGACGCTGGTTCCGTTTTACCGCCACCTGGGCCAACGCGCCGAGGACACCCTCTTCTACACCATGCGCTCCAACCTCGTGGGCGTGGAGGAGTACGTCCAGCGCGCACTCGACGTTACCTCGCAAATAGGCAGCCGGACCCAAATCCGTGTCAAGCTGGAGCAGTACAACGCCGGGCTCATCAGCCTGGAGGAGCTACGCTCGTTCAGCGCGCCCAAGCTGCTGGACGCCCTGCGCGTCTCTCCCGAGGCCGTGGGCATGGTCCGTTTCGACGTCTCGGGGAACGTGGTCGTGCAGGCCGGAAACGATATTCCAAAAAGCATTGGAACAAGCCACATCCCCATCCTCAGTGGCCCCACCGTGATGGGCCTGGCCCAAAACGGCGGGGAGCCGACCCTGGTCGTCTCGGCGGCCATACACGGAGCAGACAGGATCCAGGGCACGGACCTTGTTCTATTCAAGGCAAAGCCGCTGCATAACATAGTGACCGCAGCCACGGATGCCGGCACCGCAGGCTTTCTCGCCATTGTCCGCCGTGAAGGCAAGCGGCTCGTTCCCCTCTTCCCCAGGTCGGAGCTCAGCGAGACGGCCAGGAACCAGGTACCGGACCAGGAAAGCATCCGCGCCCTGTTCGCCAACGCCGTGGGAGGGAAGAGCGGCGTCTGGTCCGGGAAATGGCCGTCACTGGGCCAATCCGTGGTCGCCTATGCCCCGGTTCGGGGCACGTCCTGGGCCGTGTTCCAGGTCATGTCCAGATCCGAGCTCTACCACCACGTCTACCGGACCATCCGCAACGTCATCTTCGGCTTCCTGGTCGTCATGATCCTGAGCATCCTGGCCCTGGCCAAGACGCTCCGCCCGTTGTCCGGCCGAATCATCATCTACAACCGCGAGCTGAAGGAGCAGGTTCTGGAGCAGACCGCGCGGCTCAAGGCCGAGCTTGCCGAGCGCGAGGCGGCGGAGAAGCGCGCCGAGGCGGCGAATCAGGCCAAATCCGCCTTCCTGGCCAGCATGAGCCACGAGATCAGAACGCCGATGAACGGCATCATGGGCATGGCCGAGCTCGCCCTGATGAGCAATCCCGGCGACGAAGTACGCGAGTACCTGGAGCTGCTGCGCGGCTCCGGCAAGCATCTGCTGGAGCTCATCAACGACGTCCTCGACCTCTCCAAGATCGAGGCCGGCAAGGTGGAGCTGGCGCACAGGCCCATGGATCTTGGGGACGAGATGGAGAAGGTGCTGGCCCCGCTACGCAGAACGGCCAAAGACCAGGGACTGAGCCTGAACCTCTCCATCGCGCCCGAGGTGCCCGAGCAGTTGATGGGCGATGCCGGACGGCTCCGCCAGGTGCTGGTGAACCTCATCAGCAACGCCATCAAGTTCACCCACGAAGGCCTCGTGGAGGTTCGGATATCAGCCGAAGAGATTGACGGGAACCGGGCCCTGTTGCGGTTCGAGGTCCAGGACACCGGCGTGGGCATCCCGGAGGAGAACCTGCAGCACATCTTCGAGAGCTTTGCCCAGGGCTGGGCCTCGGCGCATCCCGAGTATGGCGGGACTGGCCTGGGCCTGAGCATCTCACGCGAGCTGGTCGAGCTCATGGGCGGCGCAATCAGCGTGGAAAGCGAGCTGGGCAAAGGCAGCTCCTTCGCCTTCACGGCGGAGTTCGCCCTGGGCGACAGCGCCGCTCCCGACCGCGAGGCCTGCACGCCCCAGCCGCCGATCGCCGACCGCTCCCTACACATCCTGGTGGCCGAGGACAACCAGGTGAATCAGCTCGTCATGCTGGCCATGCTTAAACGCGCAGGCCACCAGCCCGACCTGGCCGTCAACGGACACGAGGTTCTGAAGCGCCTGGCAGACGACTATTTCGATCTCGTGCTCATGGACATCCAGATGCCGGGGATGAAGGGCGACGAGGCCGTGCGCCGCATCCGCGCCGGCGAGGTGGACGGCGTGCGATGCGACATCCCCATCATCGCCTTGACGGCCTATGCTATGGAGGGCGACCAGGAACGCTTCCTGAACGCCGGGATGAACGGATATCTCGCAAAGCCAATCGATTTCGAAGGGTTGTGCGCGGCCCTCGATTCTGTCCTCCGCTGAATCAGCGGCTGCCGGACACAGCCGGCCTCCGCCCTGCCCCCGGCCGGGTTGGGCCGGGAGCTCGGACGAAGATTCTGCGCGGCCGGATCGAGACCTCCGCCCCGATCCGCCACATCGCTTCTGAAACTATTGTTCCTCGGACAACTTTCTGTCGATCTCCTCGGCCACGTGCTCGCCGGATAGGAGCATGCCGCCGAACACAGGGCCCATGCGGTAGGAGCCATACGTGGCGTTGGCCGCCATGCCCGCCACGAACACGCCCGAGAAGACCTCCTGCGTATTGTGCACGGTGTTGGCCTCGGCGCGCTCGGCCCACAGCGATTTCTCGCCCTCGATCTTGCCGGAAGACGTGTTCAGCACCACGTCGTTCTTGGCCACCAGCCGCTTGAGCACCTCGGTGTCGTGCCCGGTGCACTCGATGACGTAGCGCGTGGCGATGGTCACCGGGTCCACATGCAGGCCGGCGATCTCCACCGGAGAGGAGTTGATGACCAGGCCGGTGACGCGCGTCTGCCCGTTCTCCTCGCGCAGCACCACGTCCTCCACGGACATGCAGTTGAAGACTTGCGCGCCGGCGATGCAGGCGGTGGAGGCCAGTGTGGTGGTGGCGGCCACGGCGTCCGCCGTCCAGTAGCCGGGCTTGAACTCCTTGACCGGGATGCCCACCTCTTCCAGCAGGTGCTTGGATTCCTCCTGCACCACCAGGATGTTCCAGGTCATGCCACCGCCCCACATGCCACCGCCCAGGGAGAGCTTACGCTCGAACAGGGCTACGGAACGTCCCTTTTCCGCAAGCTTGCGCGCAGCTGTCAGTCCGGAAGGGCCGCCGCCCACAATGGCCACGTCCACGCTCAGGCAGTTGCGGAACTTGTTGAAGTATTCCGTCGCGATGGCTTCGGTAATTATGATTTCGTCGAGCTCCTGCGCCATATCGATTCTCCTAAAGGTGATGAGAGGTTACGCACCCATCATGCAGGAGGGATAATTGCGCGGCGCTCGATGGACCGGCCGAACGGCCGACATACAGGCGTGGTAAGGCGCATCCGATTCCCTCCGGCAGGATGAGCTGCATCAGGTTCCATGGGTATGATCTCAGCTCCGCGCCGCCTTGGACACGGAACACCCCAATCGGATAATGACTGCATACGGAAAGCGCCTTGCTTTGGCAAGACACCCCCTTCCCCTCCACCCTTCGCTGGCTTACTATCAGCCGCAACAGAGGAGTGACCATGACCTACGACACCCCAGCCCAGGTGCGGGCGGCCTGCCGCGACGGCAGACACGCCAGCCCCACGCCGGGCTTTTGCGACGGCTTTGCCCAGGCCAACGTGGTGGTTCTGCCCAAGCGCTACGCCTGGGATTTCCTGCTGCTGTGCCAGCGCAATCCCACGCCCCTGCCCCTACTGGAGGTCTACGATGCCGGCGATCCCATCTCCCGGAGCATGGCGCCCGGCTCGGATATCCGCACGGACTGCCCGCGCTATATAGTTCTGGAAAAGGGAAAAACGCGTGAGGTGACCGACATCTCGGACATCTGGCAGGACGATCTCGTCACCTTCCTGCTCGGCTGCTCCTTCACCTTCGAGTCCGGCTTGATGGAGGCGGGCGTACCTGTCCGCCACATCGAGGAGAACAGGAACGTGCCCATGTACCGCTCCAACATTCAGCTTACGCCGGCCGGCGTCTTCTCCGGCCCCATGGTCGTGTCCATGCGGCCTGTGCCGGCCAGGCTGGTGCCGGCAGCCGTGCTCTCCACGGCGCGCTTCCCGGCCGTGCATGGCGCACCAGTGTGGGTAGGCGATCCGCACGGTCTCGGCATCGAGGATCTGGACCGGCCGGACTTCGGCGACGCCGTAACCATGCGCGACGGCGAGCTGCCGGTCTTCTGGGCGTGCGGTGTGTCCGGCCTCTCGGCGGTCACCACCGCCGGCATGGACTTCGCCATCACCCATGCGCCCGGCCACATGCTGATGCTGGATGTGCGGGATTCGGAGCTTGGCGCGAACATCTCTATCTAAAATAATGGACTATATCCGTCCATTTTTTTAGACATCAAATGTTGTCTACCCGTGCTTTTGGCGGCGCCAGTCCCCGCGGAAGTCCGTACCCCGATGGATCATGCCGCGCAGCGTGGTGAGCAGCCCTTCCCACTCCTCGGCCGGTATGCCGTCCACGGCAGGCACCGGGGAGACATGTACGCCGTCCACGGCTCCGGAGTTGGCGCACAGCTCAATGGCCCGGCGCTCGCGGTCCGGGTAGTGCAGCACGTCGCTGTTGTGAGTCAGCACGGCCAGCCCGGCGATGATGCCGTCCGCGCCCCAGTTGGAGACACTGGCCACCACCAGGTAATCCGCGGCAAACACGGCGGCCGTGCCCTGGCCGCACGGGCATCCGCACGAGGTGGCCTGGGGCAGGAACTTGCCCAGATCCTCGCGAATCACGCCCATGCCCAGCTCGTTGCCCCCGTCGCCAATGCCCAGGATGGGAATGCCCCTGTCGCGGCCCATCTCGAAGAGCGGCTCGATATCCGCCACAAATCCTGCCAGGGGACGGCCGTTCATGCCGTGGTACACGCCGGCGGTGTTCTTGCCGGGCCGCTCCACGGCCACGAGCAGGTCGGGCTCCATGTTGGCGAGCACCTGCTCGCAACGGGTGCGGCACGCCGCCTCCTCCCGCGGGAAGGGCAGGATGTAGACCGGGTTCAGGTAGCTGATGGACTCCAGGCCCTCGGGATCGGCAATGCGCGGCGACAGGCCGGCGCCGATGCAGGCGGCCTTCACGGCGTCCACGAAATCCTCGTCCGTCACAATGAGCGAACGCGCGCCGCGTGCGACTCGAAGCGCCCGGGCCAGCATGGCCGCGCCCACAGGGCCGTCCGTCTCCGGTACGCCGCCGCCCATGGGAAAGCCGGTAGCGATGACGGCCAGGCCGCCCTCTTCGGGCAGGGCGTTGAGCACGAACCGCGCCGCACCCATGCACATGTCGCCAGGCTGTTTGCGTTGCAGCGCTTCATAGAGATGTCCGGCCACGCCGAGGCACGCCAGATCGAGAACGGCAATATTGTCGAGTGCTTTGGCAAGGGCTTCCTGCCGGGTCTGTTCTGCGCGATCCATTGTTACATCCA from Oceanidesulfovibrio marinus includes:
- a CDS encoding MliC family protein; the protein is MKRIATACLLLALLLPLGGCGDSPEDTSSQSAIEDSRVVDEDNQTSPDLPDEVAYICENKDGEEVIELLADFSAEPLLLRIEDSTFKLDRVESASGSRYETDGIVFWIKGSEAMLTMRGSDFHCSTATD
- a CDS encoding response regulator; translation: MSKPAVMIIDDEKVVGDMSKYHLEAAGFEVETFVDPAKALDRFREKSFEVVVTDLKMKGIDGMEVLKTIKSLAPKSQVIMITAFAHLNTAIEALRGEVFDFFPKPFKIKEFVESVRRAAERAQA
- a CDS encoding sensor histidine kinase is translated as MTIKRTLILHGVIIIGLLALMGMFAVHDVGTLTTSSRYMEIQEGLNASFLQMRLYEKNYFLFKDDQAMRDILSIIKAAGKTLDSFSDAMIPAIGEAKYQALRNSLSQYEHEAQLIAESGTRDVVAETTLREFGRRLLELSTRLTREERAKIDKIITKAKRGMLASFLIFLVLAVFLTPLIYRRIFSSMKKVTMLARDISKGRFRIIDGKVPDDEMGTVITAMNSMSQELRLREDELVQSKKLGSLGVLTAGVAHEITNPLNNISMIAQTYQEMYDMLPREKRIEFMDQVLGECERIRAIVVNLLDFAKPKVASFSPGDINEVINRTLGLVQNMLDVSDIEVHLDLDSGIPTVNMDKHQINQVFVNIITNAIQAMKPGQDLTIRTTTTEKRDEVHIVIEDTGKGMSPETLSHIFDPFFSTKGVDGTGLGLSVSYGIVKNHSGTITASSEVDKGTTFEIHLPATPQMEDTDE
- a CDS encoding general secretion pathway protein GspE, whose protein sequence is MDNPDATLSSAAAPYASLAEDGVISRGDLAAADAAWRVDGIHPEVYFRQKLGLARSTLRGALATYSGLDTLTYDERPPVPDDLARLAFQAEGPARGLWFPVCRVHDVLTFAISEFDDGAAKAEIEELFPGRPKRFLACLREEIGWYAQDFAMRDTNGPVGIQRTTMAYWRNTMALWRTKLACQRTNLACGRTWLNSLRWGLGLIGMGNSLLRLDNPIIPKPALWLLVVAGATLATVAIFSYTRLRRSWRHISDQNLVEATSAVVYFLEEFHFIELHDPANGRPMKRTMLGRLGDSLGLYSTVVEPRGGYRERITLARERNVLAAQRTILACYRTLAARARTGLAFFRTGAAVFTFGLGLLTYFGLSPLSLLDGLLILAGLGMLIDGAIWYWPVRREYSETPRCLRYEDYDD
- a CDS encoding ATP-binding protein codes for the protein MIDAAHLQRRIFTISILALLVTGVCIAILTLVPFYRHLGQRAEDTLFYTMRSNLVGVEEYVQRALDVTSQIGSRTQIRVKLEQYNAGLISLEELRSFSAPKLLDALRVSPEAVGMVRFDVSGNVVVQAGNDIPKSIGTSHIPILSGPTVMGLAQNGGEPTLVVSAAIHGADRIQGTDLVLFKAKPLHNIVTAATDAGTAGFLAIVRREGKRLVPLFPRSELSETARNQVPDQESIRALFANAVGGKSGVWSGKWPSLGQSVVAYAPVRGTSWAVFQVMSRSELYHHVYRTIRNVIFGFLVVMILSILALAKTLRPLSGRIIIYNRELKEQVLEQTARLKAELAEREAAEKRAEAANQAKSAFLASMSHEIRTPMNGIMGMAELALMSNPGDEVREYLELLRGSGKHLLELINDVLDLSKIEAGKVELAHRPMDLGDEMEKVLAPLRRTAKDQGLSLNLSIAPEVPEQLMGDAGRLRQVLVNLISNAIKFTHEGLVEVRISAEEIDGNRALLRFEVQDTGVGIPEENLQHIFESFAQGWASAHPEYGGTGLGLSISRELVELMGGAISVESELGKGSSFAFTAEFALGDSAAPDREACTPQPPIADRSLHILVAEDNQVNQLVMLAMLKRAGHQPDLAVNGHEVLKRLADDYFDLVLMDIQMPGMKGDEAVRRIRAGEVDGVRCDIPIIALTAYAMEGDQERFLNAGMNGYLAKPIDFEGLCAALDSVLR
- a CDS encoding sulfide-dependent adenosine diphosphate thiazole synthase; translated protein: MAQELDEIIITEAIATEYFNKFRNCLSVDVAIVGGGPSGLTAARKLAEKGRSVALFERKLSLGGGMWGGGMTWNILVVQEESKHLLEEVGIPVKEFKPGYWTADAVAATTTLASTACIAGAQVFNCMSVEDVVLREENGQTRVTGLVINSSPVEIAGLHVDPVTIATRYVIECTGHDTEVLKRLVAKNDVVLNTSSGKIEGEKSLWAERAEANTVHNTQEVFSGVFVAGMAANATYGSYRMGPVFGGMLLSGEHVAEEIDRKLSEEQ
- a CDS encoding putative hydro-lyase produces the protein MTYDTPAQVRAACRDGRHASPTPGFCDGFAQANVVVLPKRYAWDFLLLCQRNPTPLPLLEVYDAGDPISRSMAPGSDIRTDCPRYIVLEKGKTREVTDISDIWQDDLVTFLLGCSFTFESGLMEAGVPVRHIEENRNVPMYRSNIQLTPAGVFSGPMVVSMRPVPARLVPAAVLSTARFPAVHGAPVWVGDPHGLGIEDLDRPDFGDAVTMRDGELPVFWACGVSGLSAVTTAGMDFAITHAPGHMLMLDVRDSELGANISI